Proteins co-encoded in one Gossypium arboreum isolate Shixiya-1 chromosome 11, ASM2569848v2, whole genome shotgun sequence genomic window:
- the LOC108474124 gene encoding BTB/POZ domain-containing protein NPY2-like isoform X2, translated as MVVNVGDVKFYLHKFPLLSKSARLQKLVAATNDANGDEIHIQDIPGGPAAFEVCAKFCYGMTVTLNAYNVVAARCAAEYLEMYETVEKGNLIYKIDVFLNSSIFRSWKDSIIVLQTTKSLLPWSEELKVVSHCLDSIASKASIDTSKVEWSYTYNRKKIASENGNSPQWNDARKPQMVPKDWWVEDLCELPIDLYKRVIATIKTKGRVSGDVIGEALNAYTLRRLPGFSKGVNQNIDFVKYRSLVETIVWLLPTEKGVVSCSFLLRLLRAAIFLDCGETERNELMRRIAQQLPEATMNDLLIRAPPGEATVFDVDIVQNLVEGFVTHSSQTEPVDNEFLGSRSPKFGPDASKVLVAKLIDCYLAEIAQDPNFPLSKFVNLGETIASFSRPSHDGLYRAIDMYLKEHPGISKSERKRICKLMDCRKLSAEACMHAVQNERLPLRVVVQVLFFEQVRATASAENSTSDLPGSIRALLPGGSHGSSRSTTTNTEEDWDSVPTADDIKALKGELATLRLGSNDSGNEAAKSEVEKVAASRMKGLVMSKIFSKLWSSKERHGEISSSDTSDSHGSVNAEETKSTPSRSRRHSLS; from the exons ATGGTCGTTAACGTTGGGGATGTGAAATTCTATCTCCATAAG TTTCCGTTGTTATCCAAAAGTGCACGCTTGCAGAAGCTGGTTGCAGCAACAAATGATGCGAATGGTGATGAAATCCACATTCAAGATATACCTGGTGGACCTGCAGCATTTGAAGTATGTGCTAAGTTTTGTTACGGAATGACTGTCACTCTCAATGCGTACAATGTTGTCGCAGCTCGATGTGCTGCTGAATACCTCGAGATGTATGAAACTGTTGAGAAAGGAAATCTCATCTATAAGATTGATGTCTTCCTGAATTCGAGCATATTCAGGAGCTGGAAAGATTCCATCATTGTTCTTCAAACAACAAAATCTTTGCTTCCATGGTCGGAGGAACTAAAGGTGGTCAGCCACTGCCTTGATTCAATAGCTTCCAAGGCTTCAATTGATACTTCCAAGGTGGAATGGTCGTATACCTATAATCGGAAAAAGATAGCATCAGAGAATGGAAATAGTCCACAGTGGAATGATGCAAGAAAACCACAAATGGTTCCGAAGGACTGGTGGGTAGAAgatctttgtgagcttcctattGATCTATACAAGCGCGTGATTGCGACGATTAAAACAAAAGGCAGAGTTTCTGGAGATGTAATTGGAGAAGCCCTAAATGCATACACCCTAAGAAGATTGCCTGGTTTTAGCAAGGGTGTGAACCAGAATATTGATTTCGTAAAGTATCGGTCATTGGTGGAGACCATTGTGTGGCTGCTGCCAACTGAGAAAGGAGTTGTTTCTTGTAGCTTCTTGCTTAGATTATTAAGAGCAGCAATTTTTTTGGATTGTGGAGAAACAGAGAGAAATGAGTTGATGAGGAGAATTGCTCAGCAGCTTCCGGAGGCAACGATGAATGATCTATTAATTCGAGCTCCACCTGGTGAAGCAACAGTATTTGATGTTGACATAGTTCAAAACTTGGTTGAGGGGTTTGTGACTCACAGTTCTCAAACTGAACCCGTAGATAATGAATTCCTCGGGAGTAGAAGCCCCAAGTTTGGACCTGATGCTTCTAAAGTGTTGGTAGCAAAGCTAATTGACTGTTACCTAGCTGAAATTGCACAAGATCCGAATTTTCCTCTTTCAAAATTTGTCAATCTTGGTGAAACTATAGCTAGCTTCTCGAGACCTTCTCATGATGGACTTTACCGTGCCATAGACATGTATCTCAAG GAACATCCTGGAATCAGCAAGAGTGAGAGAAAGAGAATATGCAAGTTAATGGACTGCAGGAAGCTATCGGCTGAGGCCTGCATGCATGCTGTGCAAAATGAGAGACTCCCGTTGCGAGTCGTCGTGCAGGTCCTCTTCTTTGAGCAAGTCAGGGCTACAGCATCAGCTGAAAACAGCACGTCCGATCTCCCAGGGTCCATCAGGGCCCTTCTCCCTGGTGGGTCTCATGGCAGCTCAAGGTCCACTACAACGAACACCGAAGAGGATTGGGATTCGGTGCCAACAGCTGATGATATCAAAGCTTTGAAAGGGGAGCTTGCTACTCTAAGATTAGGCAGTAATGATAGTGGAAATGAAGCAGCTAAATCCGAAGTCGAAAAGGTTGCTGCTAGTCGAATGAAAGGTTTGGTGATGTCAAAAATATTCTCGAAACTTTGGTCGAGTAAGGAAAGACATGGTGAAATTAGCAGCTCGGATACATCAGACAGCCATGGATCTGTGAATGCGGAAGAAACAAAGTCCACCCCTTCTAGAAGTAGGAGACATTCACTATCTTAG
- the LOC108474124 gene encoding BTB/POZ domain-containing protein NPY5-like isoform X1 yields the protein MKFMKLGSKPDSFQTDGGYIRFVASDLATDMVVNVGDVKFYLHKFPLLSKSARLQKLVAATNDANGDEIHIQDIPGGPAAFEVCAKFCYGMTVTLNAYNVVAARCAAEYLEMYETVEKGNLIYKIDVFLNSSIFRSWKDSIIVLQTTKSLLPWSEELKVVSHCLDSIASKASIDTSKVEWSYTYNRKKIASENGNSPQWNDARKPQMVPKDWWVEDLCELPIDLYKRVIATIKTKGRVSGDVIGEALNAYTLRRLPGFSKGVNQNIDFVKYRSLVETIVWLLPTEKGVVSCSFLLRLLRAAIFLDCGETERNELMRRIAQQLPEATMNDLLIRAPPGEATVFDVDIVQNLVEGFVTHSSQTEPVDNEFLGSRSPKFGPDASKVLVAKLIDCYLAEIAQDPNFPLSKFVNLGETIASFSRPSHDGLYRAIDMYLKEHPGISKSERKRICKLMDCRKLSAEACMHAVQNERLPLRVVVQVLFFEQVRATASAENSTSDLPGSIRALLPGGSHGSSRSTTTNTEEDWDSVPTADDIKALKGELATLRLGSNDSGNEAAKSEVEKVAASRMKGLVMSKIFSKLWSSKERHGEISSSDTSDSHGSVNAEETKSTPSRSRRHSLS from the exons ATGAAGTTTATGAAACTGGGGTCCAAGCCTGATTCATTTCAGACTGATGGAGGTTATATCAG GTTCGTTGCAAGTGACTTAGCAACTGACATGGTCGTTAACGTTGGGGATGTGAAATTCTATCTCCATAAG TTTCCGTTGTTATCCAAAAGTGCACGCTTGCAGAAGCTGGTTGCAGCAACAAATGATGCGAATGGTGATGAAATCCACATTCAAGATATACCTGGTGGACCTGCAGCATTTGAAGTATGTGCTAAGTTTTGTTACGGAATGACTGTCACTCTCAATGCGTACAATGTTGTCGCAGCTCGATGTGCTGCTGAATACCTCGAGATGTATGAAACTGTTGAGAAAGGAAATCTCATCTATAAGATTGATGTCTTCCTGAATTCGAGCATATTCAGGAGCTGGAAAGATTCCATCATTGTTCTTCAAACAACAAAATCTTTGCTTCCATGGTCGGAGGAACTAAAGGTGGTCAGCCACTGCCTTGATTCAATAGCTTCCAAGGCTTCAATTGATACTTCCAAGGTGGAATGGTCGTATACCTATAATCGGAAAAAGATAGCATCAGAGAATGGAAATAGTCCACAGTGGAATGATGCAAGAAAACCACAAATGGTTCCGAAGGACTGGTGGGTAGAAgatctttgtgagcttcctattGATCTATACAAGCGCGTGATTGCGACGATTAAAACAAAAGGCAGAGTTTCTGGAGATGTAATTGGAGAAGCCCTAAATGCATACACCCTAAGAAGATTGCCTGGTTTTAGCAAGGGTGTGAACCAGAATATTGATTTCGTAAAGTATCGGTCATTGGTGGAGACCATTGTGTGGCTGCTGCCAACTGAGAAAGGAGTTGTTTCTTGTAGCTTCTTGCTTAGATTATTAAGAGCAGCAATTTTTTTGGATTGTGGAGAAACAGAGAGAAATGAGTTGATGAGGAGAATTGCTCAGCAGCTTCCGGAGGCAACGATGAATGATCTATTAATTCGAGCTCCACCTGGTGAAGCAACAGTATTTGATGTTGACATAGTTCAAAACTTGGTTGAGGGGTTTGTGACTCACAGTTCTCAAACTGAACCCGTAGATAATGAATTCCTCGGGAGTAGAAGCCCCAAGTTTGGACCTGATGCTTCTAAAGTGTTGGTAGCAAAGCTAATTGACTGTTACCTAGCTGAAATTGCACAAGATCCGAATTTTCCTCTTTCAAAATTTGTCAATCTTGGTGAAACTATAGCTAGCTTCTCGAGACCTTCTCATGATGGACTTTACCGTGCCATAGACATGTATCTCAAG GAACATCCTGGAATCAGCAAGAGTGAGAGAAAGAGAATATGCAAGTTAATGGACTGCAGGAAGCTATCGGCTGAGGCCTGCATGCATGCTGTGCAAAATGAGAGACTCCCGTTGCGAGTCGTCGTGCAGGTCCTCTTCTTTGAGCAAGTCAGGGCTACAGCATCAGCTGAAAACAGCACGTCCGATCTCCCAGGGTCCATCAGGGCCCTTCTCCCTGGTGGGTCTCATGGCAGCTCAAGGTCCACTACAACGAACACCGAAGAGGATTGGGATTCGGTGCCAACAGCTGATGATATCAAAGCTTTGAAAGGGGAGCTTGCTACTCTAAGATTAGGCAGTAATGATAGTGGAAATGAAGCAGCTAAATCCGAAGTCGAAAAGGTTGCTGCTAGTCGAATGAAAGGTTTGGTGATGTCAAAAATATTCTCGAAACTTTGGTCGAGTAAGGAAAGACATGGTGAAATTAGCAGCTCGGATACATCAGACAGCCATGGATCTGTGAATGCGGAAGAAACAAAGTCCACCCCTTCTAGAAGTAGGAGACATTCACTATCTTAG